The nucleotide window TCTACAATGCCGAATTTGGTATTAGTCCCTCCGATATCAATGCCCACCACTAGTTGCTGACTCATAATCGATTCCTTGAGATTTTAATATGTTTTTAACTCTAAATGCAAAAAATGCGAGATAAGCAAAGCACAGCGCCGGGATGATATAAGAGGCGTGGATACCTATGCTCGGAATGTCGGCGAGGCCGCCCTGTACAGGAGGTACGAGGGAACCGCCGAGGATCATCATGATCAGGAAGGCAGAACCCTGGCCGGTGTATTTACCCAGGCCACCGATGGATAATGCGAAGATGCTGGGCCACATTACAGAGCAGAACAGGCCACCGCTGATGAAGGCGAAAGTGGCGAGTGCGCCGCTGGTGAAGAGGCCAACCAGCACTGTGCCTACGCCCAGCAGACCAAATATCATGAGGGTTTTGGCAGGTTTGTCCTGTCCGGCGAAGAAGCCGATGATTTGAATAGCGATGCAGATAGTGTATGGGTACAGAGGAGTTACGTCGTTGCCTTTGATAACGTTGGCGCCGAGAATGACACCATAGGCGATGAAAGGAACGATCACGCACAGAATCTTACGGGTGGTTTTAGAGACGTTGAATACGCTGATGGCACCAGTCCAGCGGCCGATCATCATACTGCCCCAGAACAGCGACACATAAGGGTCCAGTTCAGATTCCGCCAGCCCTTTGGGGGTGAGGAAACCGGGATGTTTCAGTAATGCGCCGAGGTTGCTGGCGATGGTCACTTCCACACCTACATAAATAAAGATAGCGAGCATGCCCAGGGTGAGCTGGGGATATTTCATGGCGCCCCATCCTTCACCGTTGCCGGCAGAAGCGGTTTTAGCAAAGAAGAGAATACCGATGATACCTACGATACCAGCGATGAAGAAAGGCAGTTCATATTTCAACACCAGTCCGAGCAGGATCATGATAAACATGACGGTGATACCCAGGATGGATTTGGTGGCTTTCGGTGATGTTTCAAATACTTCGTTGTCCTGGCTTTCCGGCATCTTCACAAAAGCGAAGATAGCGGCAGCGATGAGGAACAGTATGATCAGCAGTATATATAAGGTGTTGATTTTGCTGATGTCGGTGCTAATATCGCCACCCTTCATATTACCGAAGAGCAGCATACTTACGATGACAGGGCCGATGGTAGTACCGAAGGAGTTGATACCGCCGGCGAGGTTGAGACGGTGTGAACCTTTGGCAGGATCACCGAGGAGGATGGCAAACGGATTGGCCGCTGTTTGTTGCAGGGAGAAACCGAGTGATACGATGAAGAGCGCCATCAGGATGAGTGCGAAGTAACCGAAGGTAACGGTTTGCTGATGGTCTGTTTCCAGCGCGGTGACGATTTTTTCGATGCTGGATTTGTTGAAGGTACCCGCGTACTGATAATGTTCTTCATCTTTGGTGAAGCCTTGTGGAATCTCTGCCAGCAGGTGCGGGTTGTTGATGTACTTGTCTGCGGCTTCATTACCGGAGATCAGGAGGGAGTAAGTGTCTTTTTCTTTTTCACGGCGGATTTTCACCTGCCGGTCAGAAGTCTGTAATTGTTGTTCTACCTGGAAACTGCTGATGTCTTTGATGGTTTCCTTGATGGGAACAATTTTTTCTTTGTTGACACAGGGGATCATGATAGCAGATCCAAGTACGGAAATTAATAAACCGTAAATAATACCCTTCTTATATCCTATTTTATTAAGGATATCTACTTTTCTTGCCGCAGATGCCAGATACAGGATGAGTGAGCCGATGAAATAGGCGCTGTAAAAGGAGAAGTCAACCAGTTGAGACTCAAGTTGGGTAAGGTTAAAGTGAGATTTACAGAAAGGGATAAATATACTGTTGGATGCAGCCAGGAAACCCCAGAAAAAGAACACCAGTATAAGCACAAAGAACGACGGATGTGTACTTTGTGCGCCTTGCTTTGTTTGCTGAGCCATAAACGCGTTAAGTTACAGTGAAATTTTGCCGGATAAATGTATAATATTTTTTTAAGGAATTTCTAAAAAACCAAATAAACCATTGCATTTTTTTTCGATGATAAAACGTTTTAGCTAATATATTTATGAATTGTAGCATAAAATATAACCGAAGTTCATTATGTTCGCGTTTATCTAAAATCAACTGACAGCTATGTCCAACCAAACAGCAACAATGAATATGCCTTCCAAAAAGGCAGGTTACGCCCAGGCGATGGCCATTATTGGCATTTTGTTTTTCGTGTTCGGGTTTGTTACCTGGCTCAATGGAACGTTGATCCAGTTTTTCCAGATAGTGTGTGAGTTGAACGTGTCGCAGGCGCTGCTGGTAACCATGGCCTTTTTTATGGCTTATTTCTTTTTATCGATTCCATCTTCAATGATCCTCAACAAAACGGGGTTCAAAAATGGGATGGTCCTGGGGCTTGTGATTATCGCAGTAGGCTCCCTGGTATTTATTCCGGCTGCTAACGCACGCAGTTTTGGTATGTTCCTGACAGGCCTGTTTATTCAGGGTGCCGGATTAGCCTTGCTGCAAACGGCTTCCAACCCGTATGCCAGCATCATCGGACCTAAGGAAAGCGCTGCCAAACGTATCAGTATTCTGGGTATCTGTAACAAAACAGCCGGTGCATTGGCTCCGCTGGTTCTCGGTTCTATCGTACTGAAAGGTGCAGAAAAACTGGAAGCAGACATCGCTGCTGCTGTGGACACAGCACAGAAAAATGCACTGCTCGACAGCCTGGCTTCCCGCGTAATCGGGCCTTATGTAGCGATGGCTATCGTGCTCGTTATCCTGGCATTCCTGCTGAAACGCTCTGCCCTGCCGGAAATAGACACCAATTCAGAAGATGAAACAACCGCTGCTGCTACCAACGGAAAAACCAGCGTGTTCCAGTTCCCGCAACTGGTACTGGGTGTAATCTGCATTTTCGTATACGTAGGAGTAGAAGTAATGGCCGGCGACGTGATCGGTCAGTATGGTAAAGCACTGGGTATGAGTTTAAAGGACACCAGATATTTCACCACCTTCACCCTGATAGCTATGCTGGCAGGTTATGTAATCGGTATCGCTACTATTCCTAAATATATCACCGGTAAAAAAGGCCTGCAGATCTCTGCTGTACTGGGCGTGCTGTTCACCATCGCTGCTTACTTCAACACCGGTTATTCTGCGGTGACTTTCATCGCGCTGCTCGGACTGGCTAACGCCCTGATGTGGCCTGCCATCTTCCCAATGGCTATCGACGGCCTGGGCCGTTTCACTAAAATCGGCTCCGCCCTGCTCGTAATGGGAATCGCCGGTGGTGGCGTTATTCCACAGATATACAGTGGTATGTTCGACCAGCACAGCATATTCAATTTCCTCTACAGCAGCAGCATCGACTTCAAACATGCTTTCCTGTACTGTATGGTGCCCTGCTATCTCTACATCCTGTTTTATTCACTGGCAGGAGATAAGATCGGCAAAAAAGCATAAAGATTTTCTGATATAAGGATTTACGATTTAGATATTTAAAAATGCAGCGATGATGACCGTTAAGGTCTTCGCTGCATTTTTTTTTAAATACCTGAATCAAAAAATCCCTGAATCCTAAATGTTTTTATATTATTTTAGGCGTAAAATTTACGTTTAATATCTTTTGAATGATACAGCAAACAAGGGAGAAATTCATCACGTTATTTGGAAAAGAGCCACTGATAGTAGTATCCCCCGGAAGAATTAATCTCATTGGTGAACATACTGACTACAACGACGGTTTTGTACTGCCCGCCGCTATCGATAAAAAAATCGTTTATGCCGTGGCGTTAAACAATACCAGAAAATGTAATGTACATGCGGTTTTTACCAATGAAACCGTTTCCTTTGACCTGGAGCATGTAGTACCTACTCCCGGATGGATCAACTATCTGATGGGCGTGGTATATCAGCTGCAGCAGGGCAACTACCCCGTTGAAGGCTTCGACTGTGTGATCGCCGGTGATATCCCGGTAGGTGCGGGCATGTCTTCTTCCGCAGCGGTGGAAGGCGGGCTGGTAGCGGCACTGGACCATATCTTCCGATACGGCATGAGCCGCATGGAAATGGCGCTGCTGGGTCAGCGTGCTGAACATTCTTTCCCCGGCGTGAAATGTGGTATCATGGATCAGTTTGCCAATCTGCACGGTAAAAAAGATCAGGTGGTACGCCTGGACTGCCGCAGTCTGGAGTATGAGTATTTCCCATTCGATTTCCCCGATTATCGTATTGTGCTGTGCAACTCTATGGTGCACCATTCCTTGGCTACCTCAGAATATAATGTGCGCCGCCATCAATGTGAAGAAGGTGTGAAAGCCATACAGGTCCTGCATCCGGAGGTAAAATCCCTGCGTGATGCCACCCTTCCCATGCTGGAAGCGGTACACGCGCAGCTGCCTGCCAAAGTATATGATCGCTGTAAATATGTGATAGAAGAGATCCAGCGCGTACAGGATGCTACCACACTGCTGAAAGCAGGAGATCTGAAAACCTTCGGACAACTGATGTATGCCACCCATGAAGGACTTAGCAGCCTCTATGAAGTAAGCTGTCCTGAACTGGATTTCCTGGTATCGCTGGCTAAAGAGCGGGAAGAAGTGACCGGTGCCCGCGTAATGGGAGGCGGTTTCGGCGGCTGTACCATCAACCTGGTAAGGCAGGACAAAGTGGAAGAGTTCCGCTCTTTTGTGATAGACCGCTATCAGCAGCAATATGGTAAGGCACCCGAGATATATGTGACGACCATCCAGAATGGAACAGTTGTTTGCAGTGAGAATTGATTGAATTTTTGCTGATCAGTATTGATGAAGATAAAAGAGAAGCCCCCATTGATTTTATGTCAATGGGGGCTTCTCTTTTATCTTCGCTATGATCTCCGTTTATCAGGAGCATCAGTAACATCAGTATTAATCATCGTTAGTACTGGTCGTCCAGGCCGAAGATCGGTTTTCTGTTCATCCAGCGACCGCGGGTGAAGTCGGGGATGTACTGAACGCCGCCGCCTTCGAGGATAGACTGCTCACTCAGCGGAGTGATAGCATACCAGGTAGCCATATCGTAAACGTCGAGTTGATAAGGAGCGCCGCGTTTGATACTTTCAACGAAGGAGTTGAGTACGTACCAGTCCATACCGCCGTGGCCTGCGCCTTTGGCGTCGTTGGCATAACGTTTCCACAGCGGGTGGTCGTATTTACCGAAGTAGCTGTTGGCATCTTCCGGTTTGCCGGTGTTTTCCCACTGATCGTGCTGGCTTTTCTTTTCAACATATACGGAGTCCTGATCATCCATCCACAGGCCGTTGGTACCTTGAACGCGGAAGTTCAGGGAGTAGGGGCGTGGGGAGTTGGTGTCGTGGGACAGCATGATGGTTTCGCCGTTGTTGGTGGTGATCAGGGAAGAAACGATATCGCCCAGTTTGAATTTTACTTTGGCGTTTGGATGATCTTCGCTGCTGTTGTCAACGATATATTTATGCAGACCGCGTGATTTGGTGG belongs to Chitinophaga sp. HK235 and includes:
- a CDS encoding MFS transporter yields the protein MAQQTKQGAQSTHPSFFVLILVFFFWGFLAASNSIFIPFCKSHFNLTQLESQLVDFSFYSAYFIGSLILYLASAARKVDILNKIGYKKGIIYGLLISVLGSAIMIPCVNKEKIVPIKETIKDISSFQVEQQLQTSDRQVKIRREKEKDTYSLLISGNEAADKYINNPHLLAEIPQGFTKDEEHYQYAGTFNKSSIEKIVTALETDHQQTVTFGYFALILMALFIVSLGFSLQQTAANPFAILLGDPAKGSHRLNLAGGINSFGTTIGPVIVSMLLFGNMKGGDISTDISKINTLYILLIILFLIAAAIFAFVKMPESQDNEVFETSPKATKSILGITVMFIMILLGLVLKYELPFFIAGIVGIIGILFFAKTASAGNGEGWGAMKYPQLTLGMLAIFIYVGVEVTIASNLGALLKHPGFLTPKGLAESELDPYVSLFWGSMMIGRWTGAISVFNVSKTTRKILCVIVPFIAYGVILGANVIKGNDVTPLYPYTICIAIQIIGFFAGQDKPAKTLMIFGLLGVGTVLVGLFTSGALATFAFISGGLFCSVMWPSIFALSIGGLGKYTGQGSAFLIMMILGGSLVPPVQGGLADIPSIGIHASYIIPALCFAYLAFFAFRVKNILKSQGIDYESATSGGH
- a CDS encoding sugar MFS transporter produces the protein MSNQTATMNMPSKKAGYAQAMAIIGILFFVFGFVTWLNGTLIQFFQIVCELNVSQALLVTMAFFMAYFFLSIPSSMILNKTGFKNGMVLGLVIIAVGSLVFIPAANARSFGMFLTGLFIQGAGLALLQTASNPYASIIGPKESAAKRISILGICNKTAGALAPLVLGSIVLKGAEKLEADIAAAVDTAQKNALLDSLASRVIGPYVAMAIVLVILAFLLKRSALPEIDTNSEDETTAAATNGKTSVFQFPQLVLGVICIFVYVGVEVMAGDVIGQYGKALGMSLKDTRYFTTFTLIAMLAGYVIGIATIPKYITGKKGLQISAVLGVLFTIAAYFNTGYSAVTFIALLGLANALMWPAIFPMAIDGLGRFTKIGSALLVMGIAGGGVIPQIYSGMFDQHSIFNFLYSSSIDFKHAFLYCMVPCYLYILFYSLAGDKIGKKA
- the galK gene encoding galactokinase, whose product is MIQQTREKFITLFGKEPLIVVSPGRINLIGEHTDYNDGFVLPAAIDKKIVYAVALNNTRKCNVHAVFTNETVSFDLEHVVPTPGWINYLMGVVYQLQQGNYPVEGFDCVIAGDIPVGAGMSSSAAVEGGLVAALDHIFRYGMSRMEMALLGQRAEHSFPGVKCGIMDQFANLHGKKDQVVRLDCRSLEYEYFPFDFPDYRIVLCNSMVHHSLATSEYNVRRHQCEEGVKAIQVLHPEVKSLRDATLPMLEAVHAQLPAKVYDRCKYVIEEIQRVQDATTLLKAGDLKTFGQLMYATHEGLSSLYEVSCPELDFLVSLAKEREEVTGARVMGGGFGGCTINLVRQDKVEEFRSFVIDRYQQQYGKAPEIYVTTIQNGTVVCSEN